CTTCAATTTTTACACCCAAGTCACGAAAGACCTGCATGGTTGACAAGACATCTTCTCCACGCAAAATATCGTGGACACGGGTAACACCTTTTGCAAGGGAACCAAAAATAATAGAACGATGACTGATTGATTTATCACCTGGGACACGAATCACACCCTGTAGTTTTTCTACGTTTTTTCTTAATTTCATATCCTTACCCCAAACTAGTATTACTTCCATTCTATCATATTTATTAAATATTTTCTGATTTTTATGACAATGACTTGCAAAAAAATCGATTTCCATTACATTTTTATCCAAAGTGTATGAATCAAAAATCGTTAACCTATTGTAAGTAAAATTTCTTAAATTTTCTTTATATAAAATATTCAGAATTTACTGTAAATTTCACACAAAATCATGAATATTGGTTTTAAATTCTTAAAAATAATGGTATAATTGAGAAATCTATAAATGAAAGAGGAAGACCTATTGTTTACACCAATCAGCGAAAAAATTGACATCAATCAAGTACGAGAACATTCAAAACTTTCTCCAGAAACACTTGCTAAAAAACAAGCTCGTGACCGTGAACTTGAAGCTATCTTAAAAGGTGAAGATGATCGTCTTCTCCTAGTAATTGGGCCATGTTCTTCTGACAATGAAGAGGCTGTCTTAGATTATGCTCACCGCTTGGCCAAGCTCCAAGAAGAGGTCAAAGATAAAATTTTCATGGTCATGCGCGTCTATACTGCCAAGCCACGTACCAATGGTGATGGTTATAAAGGACTCATGCACCAACCAGATACAGATGCTGCACCAAGCCTCATCAACGGAATCAAAGCAGTTCGTAACCTCCACTATCGTGTCATTACGGAAACAGGTTTAACTACTGCTGACGAGATGCTCTATCCTGAAAACCTGCCTTTGGTTGATGACTTGGTTTCCTACATCGCTATCGGAGCTCGTTCGGTTGAAAATCAGCAGCACCGCTTTGTAGCGTCAGGCATCGATGTTCCAACAGGCTTGAAAAATCCAACATCTGGTAACCTCAAAGTCATGTTCAACGGTCTTTTTGCTGCTCAGAAGAAGCAATCCTTCCTCTTCAACAATACTGAAGTTGAAACATCTGGCAATCCACTTGCTCACGTTATCCTTCGTGGCGCAGTCAATGAAAATGGTAAATACCTACCAAACTATTACTATGATAATCTTCTAGAAACCATTGAGCTCTATGACCAATTTGGCTTGAAAAATCCATTTATTATTATCGATACCAACCATGACAATTCTGGGAAAAATTATTTGGAACAAATCCGTATCGTCCGTCAAACCTTAATCAACCGTGACTGGAACGAATCCATTCGTAACTACGTTCGCGGCTTCATGATTGAATCCTACATTGAAGACGGTCGCCAAGACAATCCAGATGTCTATGGAAAATCCATCACAGACCCTTGCTTAGGCTGGGAAAAAACACAAGAACTCATCCGAGAAATTTACAACAGATAGGAAAATACTATGGGAATCCACAAACGTAGCACCAGTTTAGACATTGATAAAGTAAAGGAACTTTCCAAGTTAGAAGGAGAATTTCTAGCTGCAAAAAATCAGCGCGATGAAGAACTGAAAAGAATTATCCGAGGTGAAGATGACCGTCTGCTCTTGGTTATCGGCCCTTGCTCATCAGATAATGAAGAGGCCGTTCTAGAATATGCACGTCGTCTCTCTAAGCTTCAAGAGGAAGTCAAAGATAAAATCTTCATGGTCATGCGGGTTTACACAGCTAAACCACGTACCAATGGGGAAGGCTATAAAGGACTGGTTCATCAGCCAGATACTTCTAAATTACCAGACCTCATTAACGGAATTGCAGCCGTTCGTAATTTGCATTACCGTGTCATTACTGAGACCGGACTCACAACTGCTGATGAAATGCTCTACTCTGCCAACTACCCTCTTGTGGAAGACTTGGTGTCCTACCATGCTATCGGAGCACGTTCGGTTGAAGACCAAGAACACAGATTTGTTGCATCAGGTGTCGATATGCCAACTGGTATGAAAAACCCAACTTCTGGTAATTTGACCGTTATGTTCAATGCTATCTACGCCGCACAAAACAAACAGAACTTTATTTACCGCGATGCAGAAGTTGATACAGATGGCAACCCTCTAGCTCATGCTATCCTTCGTGGTGCCAATACTGAAAAGGGCGGTTATGAGCCAAACTACTACTATGATATTCTCTTGAAAACCATCAAACAGTATGAACAATTTGGTCTTAAAAATCCATTTATCGTAATTGATACCAACCACGACAATTCTGGTAAAAACTACCTGGAACAAATCCGTATCGTCCGTCAGACCCTCATCAACCGTGATTGGAATGAATCCATTCGCAAATATGTCCGTGGTTTCATGATTGAATCCTACTTAGAAGACGGCCGTCAAGATAGCCCTGAGGTATTCGGCAAATCCATTACCGATCCTTGCTTAGGTTGGGAAAAAACGGAAGCTCTGATTCGTGAAATTCATCAAACTGTCTAATTCTTTCCTTAATTTTTTATAGGATAAATAATTTGGAGGTAAGCTATGAACATTGATGGTTACACTCGTCTTGCTGCCGTTGTTGCAAAGCCAATCAAACACTCCATTTCCCCCTTCATTCATAATCTGGCTTTTAAGGAAACAGGGGTAAACGGTGTCTATGTCGCTTTGGAAATTCCAGAAGAGGATTTGGCTGCTACTCTTGAAAATATCAAACGCTACGATATGTTTGGCATCAATCTTTCCATGCCCTATAAACAAGCTGTCATTCCTTATCTAGATGATTTAACAGCCTCTGCACGCCTGATTGGCGCTGTCAATACTGTCATTCATCAGAACGGCTTACTAATCGGTCACAATACCGATGGCATTGGATTCTTCAAAAGTTTAGAAAAACTAAGAAGATTCCAAGTACGCAACAAGCGACTGACCATTCTAGGTGGTGGTGGTGCTTCTACTGCTATCATAGCTCAGGCTACATTGGATGGTGCAAAGGAAATTACTATTTTCTGCCGCCAACAAAGCTTGGAAAGAACACAGGCGAGTCTTACACCTATTGCTCAAGCAACTGGAGTTCCTATGCAGGTCCTAGCGCTCGAAGATAGCCAATTACTACAGGAACATATTACCAACTCCGACTTACTAGTCAACGGAACCAGTGTAGGCATGGATGGGTATTCTCAACCTGTTCCTTCTACCATTCGCTTTCCTGAAAATCTTTTGGTTGCGGATGTGATCTATCAACCATTCGAAACACCTTTATTAAAACTAGCCCAATCTCAAGGCAATCCAACTATCAATGGTTTGGGCATGCTCCTTTTCCAAGCGGCTGAAGCATTCCAAACCTGGACTGGTAAGGAAATGCCGACTGACTTGATTTGGGACCAATTAGTCCAGAAATACGACATCAAATAGAGAGGAAATCTGATGAAACTGACCGTCAATCTTCCCAACACTCCCTACGACATCCTTATCCAAAGAGGAAGTTTAGCACAGACAGGTGCATGGGTCAAAGAACTTTGGAAACCTCAGAAAATCGCCATTATTACAGATGACCACGTTGGCTCACTCTACCGTGAAACAGTCCAGTCAAGCTTAGAACAAGCTGGTTTTGAAACCATTGCTTTTGAATTTCCAGAAGGTGAAGCCTCAAAAAATCTTGATACCGTCAACCAGGCCTACGAATTTCTCGTAAAAAATGGTATGACACGAAGTGATGGAATCATTGCTCTCGGCGGAGGAGTCGTTGGCGATTTGGCAGGTTTTGTCGCTTCTACCTATATGCGTGGTATCCATTTCCTACAAATCCCAACCAGCCTAACTGCCCAAGTCGATTCTTCTATCGGGGGAAAAACTGGCGTGAACACCCCATTTGCCAAAAATATGGTGGGGACCTTCTGCCAACCAGACGGCGTTCTCATCGACCCTGATACCCTCAAAACACTCGGCAAACGAGAATTGATTGAAGGAATGGGCGAGGTTGTCAAATATGGCTTAATAGATGATGTGGAGCTCTGGGAAACCCTAGACCAATTAGACGGCTCTGTCGAGAGCATTCTGGAGCATGCTGACTATATCGTCTACCACTCCTGTGAAGTCAAACGCAAGGTTGTTGTCGAAGATGAATTAGACAACGGTGTCAGACTCTACCTCAACTTCGGTCACACGATTGGACATGCTATTGAAGCGACCGCTGGCTACGGCCAGGTCATGCACGGTGAAGCTGTTGCTATCGGTATGGTACAAATCTCACGCGCAGCTGAGAAAAAAGGACTGATGCCAGCTGGTATGACAGAAAAGATTATCGCCATGTGTGAAAAATTCGGCTTGCCGACTACACACCAACCTTGGAATGTAGATGAATTATACGCCGCCCTAACTCACGATAAAAAAGCACGTGGCAAGACCATCAAACTCGTCATCGTCCCTCAATCGGGACAGGCTGCCATCCATCAAATTCCAATGGAAGAAATGCTAGAATTTCTACAAGTATAGTCTTTTAGTTCACATCAAAAGCCGCAGGTATAACTCAATGCTTTCTTGTTTCTAGGCGACCAGCTGATGTACTTCGCTTTTTTGTTCTCAGGCTCAGGTACGAATAGTCCACTGGACTATTCGTATCCCCCAGATTGCTTGCACAGTTAATGGACTGTGCAAGGTGGGAGATAAAAGAGCGAAGCAAGTCGCTTTTGCAAAATCAGGCAAGGCGAGTTCAAACAATCCAGTAGAGTGTTTGAAGTTGGAAATAAGGAAATGGAGTTTCCTCTTACGTCGAAGTAATAAAAGTCAACTAAATGACGAGATAAGAAAAATGACTACTGATTCAAAATCATCAGTAGTCTTATTTTTTATAAAATCATCTCATCGTCAGTTAGCTTTTCACCACTGTTTTTGTAGAAAAGGTCCATCAAGTTTTGAACGGTCAAGTTCTTCTTCTCTTCTCCTTCTACATCGACAACAATCTGACCACGGTGCAACATGACCAAACGATTACCATATTCAATGGCGTTTTCCATATTATGCGTAATCATCAGAGCTGTCAACTGGTGACTCTCGACAATCTTCTTGGTCAATTCCATGACCATATCGCTAGTTTTGGGATCAAGGGCTGCAGTGTGTTCGTCCAAGAGTAGAACCTTTGGTTTAACCAGCGAAGCCATCATCAATGTCAAGGCCTGACGTTGACCACCTGAAAGAAATTGCGTGTCAACCTTCATACGGTTTTCTAGTCCCAGACCAAGCTCTTTCAAGGCTTCCTTAAAAATAGCACGTTCACTATCCTTAACACCCCAGCCAAGACCACGTGACAATCCACGACGATAGGCAATAGCCATGTTTTCTTCAATGGTCAAGCGGGAAGCTGTTCCCATCTTAGGATCTTGGAAGACACGGCTGATGTCCTTAGAACGTTTGGCTGCTGAGACATGCTTAATGGATTTACCTTCAAGCAAAATATCGCCCGAATCAACCGTCAAGGCACCTGCAAGTGAGTTCATGAAAGTTGATTTACCAGCACCATTACCACCGATAATGGAGATAAAATCACCCTCTTTTACATCTAAGTTCAACCCACGAAGGACATGGTTCTCATTAACTGTTCCAGCTTCGAAGGTTTTATGAATATTTTGAATTGATAAAATTGTAGACATGACTTCCTCCTCCTAAGCATTTCCATTCAATTTTGGACGACGAATATTCAATTTCTTCTGCAATTCTGGCACATAGAGAACGGTTGCCAGAAGGATAGCTGAGAAGAGTTTAACAAGGTCTGCATCCATACCTGGAATTTCCAAAATCGCTAAGATAATCAAACGGTAAACAACTGCACCGAGAACAACCGATAGGAGTCTCCAACCCAGGCGTAAGTTACGCAAGATAACTTCTGCAATAATGACAGATGCTAGACCGATAACAATGGTACCAGTACCTGAATTGAGATCTGCATAGCCATTATTCTGAGTAAGAAGAGCTCCACAAAGGGCAATTAGACCATTCGACAACATATAGCCGTAGATTTTCATATTATCTACATTGATACCGTTGGCCTCACTCATTGGAATGTTATCCCCTGTTGAACGAATGGCTAGACCAATTTGTGTATTGAGCAAGAGCGTCAATAGGCCCACAACTGCTAGTACAAAGACCAGACCAATGACCAAAACAGCATTGGTTTTTGTCAAACCGAAATCCTGCAATTGGGTCACCAGTGTTTCTTGTTTGAGCAGGGCTACGTTGGCCTTATCCAAAATTTTCAAGTTGATGGAGTAGAGTCCCGTCAAGGTTACAATACCGGTCAAAAGGGCTGGAATTTTTAGTTTTGTATGAAGTAAACCAGAAATCAATCCTGCACCCATACCAGCTACCATAGCCATAAAGGTTGCCAGCAAGGGATTCACTCCGTTCACAATCCCTGTCGCACAAACAGCAGCTCCAAGCGGATAAGACCCCTCAGCTGTCATATCAGCAATATCTAAAATACGAAACGTCAAGTAAACACCAATCGCCATAACTGACCAAAGCAAGCCTTGCGAGATACTTGATAAAATAATATCCACGATTTTCTCCTTTTTCTAAATTCGTAGTCAATACTAGGTTCTATACTTACCGATCTTATTCAGATACAGCAAGCTTAGAAGTATCGATACCTAATTTCTGAGCCATTTCTTCATTAACGTGAAGACTGACGGTCTCTGGGTATTCTACCGCTGTTTCTGACACATTGGCTCCTTCGATAATCTTAATAGCCATTTTTGCAGTTTGACGACCTAAAGCTTCATAGTTGGTACCGTAAGTCAAAAGACCTCCTTCATCCACCATGTCCGTTGAACCACCGATTACTGGAACCTTATGCTCCACAGATAATTCACCGATCATGGTCATGGTTGAAGCGACAGTATTGTCTGTTGGAATAAAGAGAGCATCTACATCCTTCATCAAACTTGTTGTAGCATCTTGTACTTCATTAGTCGAAGTGATTCCTTTTACCACTACCTTATAATCTGCTTTTTCTAGCAATTTCTTAGCTTGCTCTACCTGGACTTCTGAATTACGTTCGCTAGTAGTGTACAAAATACCAACTGTCTTAGCATCAGGAACAGCTTGTCCTAGCAATTCAACCTGTTTGTCAATTGGAGCTTGATCAGAAGTACCTGTCAACAGTCCACCTGGTTTTTCAATGGATTCTACCAAGTCAGCTGACAAGGGATCTGTAACCGCAGTAAAGACAATCGGCGTTTCAGTAGACACAGTCGCTAAACTCTGGGCAGACGGCGTAGCGATTGCCAAGACAATATCATTTCCATCGATTAATTGTTCTGAAATGGTTTGAAGGTTAGCTTGATCACCTTGGGCATTTTGATAATCCAAAACCAATTTTTCACCCTCTTTATAGCCATTTGCTTCTAATTCCGCCACAAAACCCTCACGGGCAGCTGTCAATGATTCATGCTCCATATATTGGAGAACTCCAACTTTGACCACATCTGAGGAAGCTTGTTCTGATGATGAGGAACAAGCTGCAAGTGTTAGCAAACACATACTTGCTACTGAAATAGTTGCCAATTTTTTTACTAGCTTATAATACATAAACGTTTCTTCTCCTAAATATTTTACTCTTCTAATGCTTTTATAGTCGCTGCATCAATACCAACAGCTTTAGCCATTTCTT
This region of Streptococcus suis genomic DNA includes:
- a CDS encoding ABC transporter substrate-binding protein codes for the protein MYYKLVKKLATISVASMCLLTLAACSSSSEQASSDVVKVGVLQYMEHESLTAAREGFVAELEANGYKEGEKLVLDYQNAQGDQANLQTISEQLIDGNDIVLAIATPSAQSLATVSTETPIVFTAVTDPLSADLVESIEKPGGLLTGTSDQAPIDKQVELLGQAVPDAKTVGILYTTSERNSEVQVEQAKKLLEKADYKVVVKGITSTNEVQDATTSLMKDVDALFIPTDNTVASTMTMIGELSVEHKVPVIGGSTDMVDEGGLLTYGTNYEALGRQTAKMAIKIIEGANVSETAVEYPETVSLHVNEEMAQKLGIDTSKLAVSE
- a CDS encoding ABC transporter ATP-binding protein; the encoded protein is MSTILSIQNIHKTFEAGTVNENHVLRGLNLDVKEGDFISIIGGNGAGKSTFMNSLAGALTVDSGDILLEGKSIKHVSAAKRSKDISRVFQDPKMGTASRLTIEENMAIAYRRGLSRGLGWGVKDSERAIFKEALKELGLGLENRMKVDTQFLSGGQRQALTLMMASLVKPKVLLLDEHTAALDPKTSDMVMELTKKIVESHQLTALMITHNMENAIEYGNRLVMLHRGQIVVDVEGEEKKNLTVQNLMDLFYKNSGEKLTDDEMIL
- a CDS encoding shikimate dehydrogenase, with the translated sequence MNIDGYTRLAAVVAKPIKHSISPFIHNLAFKETGVNGVYVALEIPEEDLAATLENIKRYDMFGINLSMPYKQAVIPYLDDLTASARLIGAVNTVIHQNGLLIGHNTDGIGFFKSLEKLRRFQVRNKRLTILGGGGASTAIIAQATLDGAKEITIFCRQQSLERTQASLTPIAQATGVPMQVLALEDSQLLQEHITNSDLLVNGTSVGMDGYSQPVPSTIRFPENLLVADVIYQPFETPLLKLAQSQGNPTINGLGMLLFQAAEAFQTWTGKEMPTDLIWDQLVQKYDIK
- a CDS encoding 3-deoxy-7-phosphoheptulonate synthase; this translates as MKEEDLLFTPISEKIDINQVREHSKLSPETLAKKQARDRELEAILKGEDDRLLLVIGPCSSDNEEAVLDYAHRLAKLQEEVKDKIFMVMRVYTAKPRTNGDGYKGLMHQPDTDAAPSLINGIKAVRNLHYRVITETGLTTADEMLYPENLPLVDDLVSYIAIGARSVENQQHRFVASGIDVPTGLKNPTSGNLKVMFNGLFAAQKKQSFLFNNTEVETSGNPLAHVILRGAVNENGKYLPNYYYDNLLETIELYDQFGLKNPFIIIDTNHDNSGKNYLEQIRIVRQTLINRDWNESIRNYVRGFMIESYIEDGRQDNPDVYGKSITDPCLGWEKTQELIREIYNR
- a CDS encoding ABC transporter permease, encoding MDIILSSISQGLLWSVMAIGVYLTFRILDIADMTAEGSYPLGAAVCATGIVNGVNPLLATFMAMVAGMGAGLISGLLHTKLKIPALLTGIVTLTGLYSINLKILDKANVALLKQETLVTQLQDFGLTKTNAVLVIGLVFVLAVVGLLTLLLNTQIGLAIRSTGDNIPMSEANGINVDNMKIYGYMLSNGLIALCGALLTQNNGYADLNSGTGTIVIGLASVIIAEVILRNLRLGWRLLSVVLGAVVYRLIILAILEIPGMDADLVKLFSAILLATVLYVPELQKKLNIRRPKLNGNA
- the aroB gene encoding 3-dehydroquinate synthase, which encodes MKLTVNLPNTPYDILIQRGSLAQTGAWVKELWKPQKIAIITDDHVGSLYRETVQSSLEQAGFETIAFEFPEGEASKNLDTVNQAYEFLVKNGMTRSDGIIALGGGVVGDLAGFVASTYMRGIHFLQIPTSLTAQVDSSIGGKTGVNTPFAKNMVGTFCQPDGVLIDPDTLKTLGKRELIEGMGEVVKYGLIDDVELWETLDQLDGSVESILEHADYIVYHSCEVKRKVVVEDELDNGVRLYLNFGHTIGHAIEATAGYGQVMHGEAVAIGMVQISRAAEKKGLMPAGMTEKIIAMCEKFGLPTTHQPWNVDELYAALTHDKKARGKTIKLVIVPQSGQAAIHQIPMEEMLEFLQV
- a CDS encoding 3-deoxy-7-phosphoheptulonate synthase, with product MGIHKRSTSLDIDKVKELSKLEGEFLAAKNQRDEELKRIIRGEDDRLLLVIGPCSSDNEEAVLEYARRLSKLQEEVKDKIFMVMRVYTAKPRTNGEGYKGLVHQPDTSKLPDLINGIAAVRNLHYRVITETGLTTADEMLYSANYPLVEDLVSYHAIGARSVEDQEHRFVASGVDMPTGMKNPTSGNLTVMFNAIYAAQNKQNFIYRDAEVDTDGNPLAHAILRGANTEKGGYEPNYYYDILLKTIKQYEQFGLKNPFIVIDTNHDNSGKNYLEQIRIVRQTLINRDWNESIRKYVRGFMIESYLEDGRQDSPEVFGKSITDPCLGWEKTEALIREIHQTV